A part of Rubrobacter calidifluminis genomic DNA contains:
- a CDS encoding glycosyltransferase family 2 protein translates to MSRPAPVPPLRACVVVPARNEEALIGRCIRALASQQGVRPDEYEVVLVLDACTDRTRERALEAASGHPALRLRLLDGPGRGAGHARRLGMETACERLYAAGNPDGLIASTDADSVVDRDWLVRQLELSERHGALAIGGRIELYDPGHHLPENVRRWWLEQGRARQLDLLHDRGPGPGGRIEHWQFSGASLSLRASVYRKVGGMEPLAALEDEQLERALRDHGIPIERPLSVRVRTSARLSGRAVRGLSRDLALAFWTEKNTLDGGRFTREYVLRSRSHRVTLIWDPTTGASDAGPIVEAGLVDEAIPLSITGGTGCGLRRALQRSTGEIVVLFSDGGCLSTSNVCRLIGPLEERDDLALVKGALPATDDLTELLARPLISLHFPQLAGFVDPLSMNLAARRGLLERLPLPAGEGVRLSLLVDASREAGVHALAQTRLDGTPSSPAESQEVAYALLAAAARRTRLGSRETDEAVGPLLLPGAHGPDPRRVIVDEYDPLSVRNPATEARPSP, encoded by the coding sequence ATGAGCAGGCCCGCTCCCGTCCCCCCGCTCCGGGCCTGCGTAGTCGTACCGGCCCGCAACGAGGAGGCCCTGATAGGGCGCTGCATCCGGGCCCTGGCCTCCCAGCAGGGAGTCCGACCAGATGAATACGAGGTGGTCCTGGTCCTCGACGCCTGCACCGACCGCACCCGGGAGAGGGCTCTGGAGGCGGCCAGCGGGCATCCCGCGCTCCGCCTGCGTCTGCTCGACGGACCGGGCCGGGGTGCGGGACACGCCCGCAGGCTGGGAATGGAGACAGCCTGCGAGCGGCTCTACGCAGCAGGCAATCCGGACGGGCTCATAGCCTCGACCGACGCCGACAGCGTGGTAGACCGGGACTGGCTCGTGCGGCAGCTGGAACTCTCCGAGCGACACGGCGCGCTGGCCATAGGAGGGCGCATCGAGCTGTACGACCCCGGCCACCACCTCCCGGAGAACGTCCGGCGCTGGTGGCTCGAGCAGGGACGCGCCCGGCAGCTGGACCTCCTGCACGATCGCGGTCCCGGACCCGGAGGACGCATCGAGCACTGGCAGTTCAGCGGGGCGTCCCTCTCGCTCAGGGCCTCGGTCTACCGAAAGGTGGGCGGCATGGAACCCCTGGCCGCCCTCGAAGACGAGCAGCTCGAGCGGGCGCTGCGCGATCACGGCATACCCATAGAACGCCCGCTCTCGGTCCGGGTCAGAACCTCGGCCCGTCTCTCCGGCCGGGCCGTCCGTGGTCTCTCACGCGACCTCGCACTGGCTTTCTGGACCGAGAAGAACACCCTCGACGGAGGCAGGTTCACCAGGGAGTACGTCCTCCGCTCCAGAAGCCACAGGGTGACCCTGATCTGGGATCCCACCACCGGGGCTTCGGACGCCGGGCCCATCGTCGAAGCGGGTCTGGTGGACGAAGCGATCCCTCTCTCAATCACCGGCGGGACCGGCTGCGGCCTGCGGCGGGCCCTGCAGCGCTCGACCGGTGAGATAGTCGTCCTCTTCTCCGACGGGGGCTGCCTCTCCACGTCGAATGTGTGCCGGCTGATCGGTCCGCTCGAAGAGCGCGATGATCTCGCGCTGGTGAAAGGGGCCCTCCCTGCGACGGACGATCTGACGGAGCTTCTCGCACGTCCCCTGATAAGCCTCCATTTCCCGCAGCTGGCCGGCTTTGTCGATCCTCTCTCGATGAACCTGGCCGCCCGGCGCGGCCTTCTCGAGCGACTCCCCCTCCCCGCGGGCGAAGGCGTGCGCCTGAGCCTCCTCGTCGACGCCTCACGAGAAGCTGGCGTACACGCGCTGGCTCAGACCAGGCTCGATGGCACCCCTTCCTCCCCTGCCGAAAGCCAGGAGGTCGCCTACGCGCTGCTGGCAGCCGCCGCCCGGCGCACGCGTCTTGGATCCCGGGAGACCGACGAGGCCGTGGGGCCGCTCCTGCTGCCCGGTGCCCACGGACCGGACCCTAGACGGGTCATCGTCGATGAGTACGATCCGCTCTCGGTACGGAATCCCGCCACGGAAGCTCGGCCCTCACCCTGA
- a CDS encoding NAD(P)/FAD-dependent oxidoreductase yields the protein MDHEQHVVIVGGGPAGLSAARAYREAGGRGRVTILAAENFPPYRRPPLTKEYLRGEIPREELPLEAEAWFRKNEIRLRTGVEARKLDPEHQTIIAAGGEEIPYDACVLATGSEPIRLPVPGADDPEILTIRTLEDSDALRERVHPGSRVAVVGSGFIGCEAAASLAMRGAQVTMISLEDLPQKTRLGEEIGQKIRGWLEDYGIALRLGEGVEEIKRRADGGFRISPSGPGPEVEADIVLFGTGVEARTGLAEDAGLEVDEGGILCDTSMHTRTPGVFAAGDVALAHNESAGRRLHVEHWGEALNHGRVAGRIIAGEEAAWDVAPGFWSTIGQRRIKYVAWGDGFDEVRLVDHGGGSFTAWYGMEGVCVGVLTHERDEDYERGRRIVESGGRIPV from the coding sequence ATGGACCATGAACAGCACGTAGTAATCGTCGGAGGCGGTCCGGCCGGCCTCTCGGCCGCAAGAGCATACCGGGAGGCGGGGGGTAGAGGAAGGGTGACGATTCTGGCCGCGGAAAACTTCCCGCCCTACCGGCGTCCGCCGCTCACCAAGGAGTACCTGCGCGGCGAGATCCCGCGTGAGGAGCTCCCGCTCGAGGCGGAGGCATGGTTCCGCAAAAACGAGATCAGGCTACGTACGGGGGTCGAGGCCAGGAAGCTGGATCCCGAACACCAGACCATCATTGCAGCCGGAGGCGAGGAGATCCCCTACGATGCCTGCGTCCTCGCCACCGGCTCCGAACCGATCCGGCTGCCCGTACCGGGAGCCGACGATCCGGAGATCCTGACGATACGCACCCTGGAAGACTCCGACGCCCTGCGCGAACGCGTGCATCCGGGCAGCAGGGTCGCGGTCGTTGGAAGCGGGTTCATCGGCTGCGAGGCGGCAGCATCCCTCGCCATGCGCGGCGCGCAGGTGACGATGATCAGCCTGGAGGATCTCCCACAGAAGACGCGGCTCGGCGAGGAAATCGGTCAGAAGATCAGGGGCTGGCTCGAGGACTACGGCATCGCGCTGCGCCTCGGCGAGGGTGTAGAGGAAATAAAGAGGCGTGCCGACGGTGGCTTCAGGATCTCACCATCCGGCCCGGGGCCCGAAGTCGAGGCGGACATCGTCCTCTTCGGCACGGGCGTCGAGGCCCGCACCGGCCTCGCAGAAGATGCGGGCCTGGAAGTCGATGAGGGGGGGATCCTCTGCGATACCTCGATGCACACCCGGACACCCGGCGTCTTCGCCGCCGGAGACGTGGCCCTGGCGCACAACGAGTCCGCGGGCAGGCGACTGCACGTCGAACACTGGGGCGAAGCCCTGAACCACGGCCGGGTCGCGGGCAGGATCATCGCCGGAGAAGAGGCCGCCTGGGACGTAGCGCCGGGCTTCTGGTCCACGATCGGGCAGCGGAGGATCAAGTACGTCGCCTGGGGGGACGGTTTCGACGAGGTGCGCCTGGTCGACCACGGGGGTGGATCCTTCACCGCCTGGTACGGGATGGAGGGCGTCTGCGTCGGTGTGCTCACGCACGAGCGCGACGAGGACTACGAGCGGGGACGCAGGATCGTCGAGTCCGGGGGCCGCATACCGGTATGA
- a CDS encoding class I SAM-dependent DNA methyltransferase translates to MRDRLGREYFERLYARERDPWNFETSAYERRKYRRTLQALGERRFRRALEAGCSIGVFTEMLAPRCTELLAVDVSERAVRTARERLRRQSHVRIERRTLPEEMPEGPFDLIVASEILYYLTRDVLLEALDRFEEELAPGGFLLAVHWRRETKTYPLQGDEVHALLLQHSRLHLVESAIEPEYRLDLLEDRDGP, encoded by the coding sequence TTGAGGGATCGCCTGGGTCGCGAATACTTCGAGAGGCTCTATGCGCGCGAGCGTGACCCCTGGAACTTCGAGACTAGCGCTTACGAGAGGCGCAAGTACCGGAGGACGCTGCAGGCACTCGGAGAGCGCCGCTTCCGGCGGGCCCTCGAGGCCGGCTGTTCGATCGGGGTCTTCACCGAGATGCTCGCTCCAAGGTGCACAGAACTCCTCGCCGTGGACGTCTCCGAGAGGGCGGTGCGGACCGCACGGGAGAGGCTCCGGCGCCAGAGCCACGTCCGAATCGAACGCCGCACCCTCCCGGAAGAGATGCCCGAAGGCCCCTTCGACCTCATCGTCGCCTCGGAGATACTCTACTACCTGACCAGAGATGTGCTGCTCGAGGCCCTGGACCGCTTCGAGGAGGAGCTCGCCCCTGGCGGGTTTCTCCTCGCGGTGCACTGGCGCAGAGAGACGAAGACCTACCCCCTGCAAGGGGACGAGGTGCATGCCCTCCTGCTACAGCACAGCCGGCTCCACCTGGTGGAGAGTGCCATCGAGCCGGAATACAGACTCGACCTCCTGGAGGACAGAGATGGACCATGA
- a CDS encoding polysaccharide deacetylase family protein, whose amino-acid sequence MRAEVRRLDTTSGGKKGRITMTFDDGPDPVWTPKVLEALDRVRARATFFVLGRRAIEHAGLIRRIVRGGHEVGLHCRAHIRHTEMTLQKLRADTALSLRDLHTIGVNPRLWRPPWGVMTGDTLQVARENGLKLVLWTLDTHDWRGDGAGEMMERISEGLRPGSVILMHDGLGPGAKRRGCGETVRLIAALTERIRQVGCEPDLLPGKNEATP is encoded by the coding sequence TTGAGAGCGGAGGTCAGAAGGCTGGACACAACATCGGGAGGGAAAAAAGGGAGGATCACGATGACCTTCGACGACGGGCCGGATCCGGTCTGGACGCCGAAGGTACTGGAAGCGCTTGATCGCGTGCGCGCCAGGGCCACCTTTTTCGTGCTGGGGCGCAGAGCCATCGAGCATGCCGGCCTGATCCGCAGGATAGTTCGCGGTGGGCACGAGGTCGGTCTCCATTGCCGCGCCCACATCCGGCACACGGAGATGACGCTTCAAAAGCTGCGGGCCGATACCGCGCTGAGCCTGCGCGATCTGCACACGATCGGTGTCAACCCCAGACTCTGGCGACCTCCCTGGGGGGTGATGACCGGGGACACCCTGCAGGTGGCCCGGGAAAATGGGCTAAAGCTCGTCCTCTGGACGCTGGACACCCACGACTGGAGAGGAGATGGCGCAGGGGAGATGATGGAGCGGATCTCGGAGGGGTTACGCCCGGGCAGCGTGATCCTCATGCACGACGGCCTCGGGCCAGGAGCCAAAAGGAGGGGCTGCGGAGAGACCGTACGCCTCATCGCGGCTCTCACCGAGAGGATCCGGCAGGTCGGGTGCGAGCCGGATCTCCTGCCCGGCAAGAACGAGGCCACCCCGTGA
- a CDS encoding MFS transporter codes for MSTPESKVIESRVPSRMDRLPWSRWHWMVIIALGITWILDGLEVQLVSEVGPILTEKSTLGLSTSEVGNAASIYLAGEVFGALFFGYVTDRVGRKKLFMVTLSVYLIGSFLASLSWGFWSFVFFRFIAGTGIGGEYAAINSAIDELIPARVRGWADLVINGTYWVGAAVATIIGTVLLDPNLVPHQYGWRVVFWIGAVLGIGVLLIRRHVPESPRWLMTHGRNDEAEELVGEIEEEVKRETGIEELPEPEGSIKVRQRGAIGFGPIVQTMKMYPRRSILGLSLMIAQTFLYNAIFFTYGLILSTFYHVGNVSLYLLPFAAGNFFGVIFLGRFFDTIGRKAMIAGTYATSGIMLAITGYLFTQGVLNAVTQTIAWSVIFFVATAAASSAYLTVSEIFPLETRAMAIAFFYAVGTAIGGVVAPSIFGALISSGSRESVFHGYLLAAVLMVLAAGVEVVMGVKAERQSLENIAAPLSAAEESTTRA; via the coding sequence GTGAGCACCCCGGAAAGCAAAGTCATAGAGAGCAGGGTCCCCTCACGCATGGACCGACTGCCCTGGAGCCGCTGGCACTGGATGGTGATAATCGCGCTCGGAATCACCTGGATCCTCGACGGCCTCGAGGTACAGCTGGTCAGCGAGGTCGGGCCGATACTCACCGAGAAATCCACCCTGGGACTCAGCACCTCGGAGGTTGGCAACGCCGCCTCCATCTACCTCGCCGGCGAGGTGTTCGGGGCCCTCTTCTTCGGATACGTCACCGACCGGGTGGGAAGGAAGAAGCTCTTCATGGTCACGCTGAGCGTCTACCTGATCGGCAGCTTCCTCGCCTCGCTCTCGTGGGGTTTCTGGAGCTTCGTCTTCTTCCGCTTCATAGCCGGCACGGGCATAGGTGGTGAGTACGCCGCGATCAACTCGGCCATCGACGAGCTGATACCCGCCCGGGTGAGAGGATGGGCCGATCTGGTCATAAACGGCACCTACTGGGTGGGGGCGGCGGTGGCAACGATAATCGGTACGGTCCTACTCGACCCAAATCTGGTGCCACACCAGTACGGCTGGCGAGTCGTCTTCTGGATCGGGGCGGTGCTCGGCATCGGGGTGCTCCTCATACGCCGACACGTCCCGGAGAGTCCGCGCTGGCTGATGACTCATGGCCGGAACGACGAGGCGGAAGAGCTCGTCGGAGAGATCGAGGAGGAGGTCAAGCGGGAGACGGGCATCGAAGAGCTCCCCGAGCCGGAGGGGTCTATCAAGGTGCGCCAGCGCGGGGCGATAGGCTTCGGGCCGATCGTCCAGACGATGAAGATGTACCCCAGGCGCTCGATCCTCGGGCTGTCGCTGATGATCGCCCAGACCTTCCTCTACAACGCCATCTTCTTCACCTACGGGCTCATCCTGAGCACCTTCTACCACGTCGGCAACGTCAGCCTCTACCTCTTGCCGTTCGCCGCGGGAAACTTCTTCGGCGTCATCTTCCTGGGACGCTTTTTCGACACCATCGGACGCAAGGCGATGATCGCCGGCACCTATGCGACCTCCGGGATCATGCTCGCCATAACCGGCTACCTCTTCACCCAGGGGGTATTGAACGCCGTAACCCAGACGATAGCGTGGAGCGTGATCTTCTTCGTCGCCACCGCGGCAGCCAGCAGCGCCTACCTCACGGTCAGCGAGATCTTCCCGCTCGAGACCAGGGCCATGGCGATTGCGTTCTTCTACGCGGTTGGAACGGCGATAGGCGGGGTGGTGGCCCCCTCCATCTTCGGCGCGCTCATCAGCAGTGGCTCGCGCGAGAGCGTCTTCCACGGATACCTGCTCGCCGCCGTGCTCATGGTCCTGGCCGCGGGCGTGGAGGTCGTTATGGGGGTCAAGGCCGAGCGTCAGTCTCTCGAGAACATCGCCGCCCCGCTCTCCGCCGCAGAGGAGAGCACCACCCGCGCATGA